In Corylus avellana chromosome ca2, CavTom2PMs-1.0, the following proteins share a genomic window:
- the LOC132172791 gene encoding transcription factor bHLH162: MEQSNPSSSRSDRKTIERNRRNHMKALYSELNSLVPHQTSRETSLPEQLDEATSYIKKLQTNLERMKEKKDGLMGMERPNGSSSSSSNSGVMAMGIRSAQIEIHQNGAALEVVLITGLDCQFMFNETIRVLHEEGAEIVSASFTVVEDTVFHTIHSKVEEPALGDEATARISERVNKLFVRDGC, translated from the exons ATGGAGCAGAGCAACCCTAGTTCTTCAAGAAGTGACCGTAAAACCATtgaaagaaatagaagaaatCATATGAAAGCCCTTTACTCCGAGCTCAATTCTCTTGTACCCCATCAAACCTCAAGG GAAACATCGTTGCCGGAGCAACTAGATGAAGCAACAAGCTATATAAAGAAGCTGCAGACGAACTTGGAGAgaatgaaggagaagaaagatggGCTAATGGGAATGGAGAGGCCAAATGGAAgcagtagtagtagtagtaataGTGGAGTAATGGCGATGGGGATAAGATCAGCACAAATTGAGATTCACCAAAACGGTGCGGCTTTGGAGGTCGTTTTGATAACTGGGTTGGATTGTCAGTTCATGTTCAATGAGACTATTCGAGTGCTACATGAAGAGGGAGCTGAGATTGTTAGTGCCAGTTTCACTGTCGTTGAAGATACAGTGTTCCACACAATACATTCTAAG GTTGAGGAGCCTGCATTGGGCGATGAAGCTACAGCAAGAATATCTGAGAGAGTAAACAAGCTGTTTGTGAGGGATGGATGCTAA